The nucleotide window GATCACTGCACCATCTTCTTCTACTATTGATCTTTGTCTTTTGATTCTCTCTTTCTTTAAATCTACTTGAATTTTTAACTCATTTACTCTCATTTTCAGCTCATGTATGTAGCCAATAGCATCCGCGATAATTGTTGCTCTATCATTCTGCTAttcacaaaattaaattatgtcaATTCTTTTTTCGGAAGCAGTCTCTCTACCTCCCCATACCTCATTGTGTAGGACTACATTGGGTATGCTGTTTTAATCCCAATGCAAGTTAACCCTTTTTTTTAAGTCCAAAATTTTGTTAGAACAACAATTGATGCTACTTCATTCTTGAACTTCCAAAATCATGTAGATTGATTGCATAATAAAACTTATAGCTCATATTTTTCCTAATCGaacaagttcattttcttttgattccACAAGAATGTAAGAACAACATAGACAAGATAAAAGCAtacaaaattcacaaaaaaaatgaaatttaccAACAGAAGAAGGATTTGGTGCTAAAAGGCTCATTGgtactacaacaacaaaaaaccCAATGAAATCCCgcaaagtggggtctggggagggcaTATATAGTGTATGCAGACTTATGTTTTCGACAGACTCTCAGCTCTCATTGGTACAACTATTAGTAATATTTACTTAGGGACTTGTTTTCAACAAAACTAAACATGAAATATTTAAGGACTATTAAACACTTACATACCTTTGAGGGATTTGGGATTAAAGTCCTCAATGCTTGGAACTTGTCACTAAAATGAACTCTCCTTTGTTTCTCAGAAGCATGATGTTTGATATCTTTACCTAATTCCCTCTTTTTAATAGCTGCAGAATTGATCATCATATCTCCACTTAACTCATGAAAACTCCCATCATGGTACAAACTACCTGTTACCTCTTCCTGATCATGACCATGGCTAAACAAAGAACCCGTCCCAGAGCTTCCTAATCCATAGGAGGACCCATGTGGAGAAAGATGAAACAACTCTTTGAACAAACTAGATTGTGGGGTACAAAGATTTAAAGGCATATTCAATTGTGGGGGTTCATAAAAAAGATTAGTTGAAGTTGCCAAAAGGCCTAATGATGATGATGGAGTAGTAGTACTCAAGAAATTTGATGGATTAGAAATGGGGTAACTAAGTTGTTGATTGTTGTAAGGATTAAAACTAATTTCTTCCCAATTTTGATGAAACCTTGTGTTATTGGGGTCATGCCCAAATTCTAATTGCATATTCAAGTTCATGTTTTCACTAGAATGCAACTGTTGCTGCTGCAGCTCCACTAATCCAGATGTTGcaatatgattttgaagaaaacttTTTTCATCTTGCTGATGATCAGAAGTAGGATGAAAAGACAAACTTTGTGATGCATACATTCTTTACCCTTTCTGATGAAATATTGTTGTTCACTACACCAGTAGTAATAGTACCAGTACTACTACTTTTGGTTGttgaaaagagtgaaaaataGCAGAAAACTCAAGTTTGAAGCAGGAAAAATGAAGAATGGAGCAGTTGTATTtgagaagaaaagttcaaaaaagaagaaatgagaaAAGTAGTGAGAGGTATAGCCTTTATAAGGTAgaagaaagggaaaaaggacagtAATGGCTTTTCTTGTGTTTGGGACAAAGTTTGTTACTGAGATTCCAAATATTAGAGTGGGGTCCTCTGATCATCTCCGTACTCCAGTAGTTTCTGTTTCTGCAACTTGATTTGCAGTACTATaacaacgacaacaacaacCCGGTATAGTCTCAAAAGCAGAGTCTGAGAAGGATAGAATATACACAAATCTTATTATTATCTCAAAGAGGT belongs to Solanum stenotomum isolate F172 chromosome 1, ASM1918654v1, whole genome shotgun sequence and includes:
- the LOC125847509 gene encoding transcription factor bHLH89-like, giving the protein MYASQSLSFHPTSDHQQDEKSFLQNHIATSGLVELQQQQLHSSENMNLNMQLEFGHDPNNTRFHQNWEEISFNPYNNQQLSYPISNPSNFLSTTTPSSSLGLLATSTNLFYEPPQLNMPLNLCTPQSSLFKELFHLSPHGSSYGLGSSGTGSLFSHGHDQEEVTGSLYHDGSFHELSGDMMINSAAIKKRELGKDIKHHASEKQRRVHFSDKFQALRTLIPNPSKNDRATIIADAIGYIHELKMRVNELKIQVDLKKERIKRQRSIVEEDGAVIMEANQDDQQVMMNKSTNWHHQIKSSKNTSTEVDVRIMEDEVIVKLVQQKQILKGVNCLLLVSKALDELQLDLQHVAGGLIGDHYSYLLNSKICEGCTVYASVVANKVIEVLDKEHADIN